In a genomic window of Planctomycetaceae bacterium:
- a CDS encoding metal-dependent hydrolase, whose amino-acid sequence MAGYREHVTVSGLLGIAYSLAAVFLFGYTAVQATIAAALTWIAGMLPDLDSESGRPVKELTGVTAALAPLLLLQNVHALGVSDDRCMLFALLSYAFAKYGGAFLLGKLTVHRGMFHSIPALIIAAELTFVAYHSDDVRVRLLMGIGVGIGFLSHLVLDEMYSVQWDGSRVRLKKSAGTAMKFFGDEAIPNGVALGMLLLLSYVSLVQAGIVREPGTEPAPDVIQVTTELDDAPPFRIAGEPEDTQLR is encoded by the coding sequence ATGGCAGGATACCGGGAACATGTCACAGTCAGTGGTCTTCTGGGGATTGCGTATTCCCTGGCCGCTGTTTTCCTTTTTGGCTACACGGCAGTGCAGGCGACGATTGCTGCTGCGCTGACGTGGATCGCCGGGATGTTGCCCGATTTGGACTCAGAAAGTGGCCGGCCGGTTAAGGAACTCACCGGTGTGACCGCTGCGCTGGCACCGCTGCTCCTTCTTCAGAATGTTCACGCTCTTGGTGTCAGCGACGATCGATGCATGCTGTTCGCCCTGTTGTCCTACGCGTTCGCAAAGTACGGAGGCGCCTTTCTGCTTGGCAAACTGACGGTGCATCGAGGGATGTTTCACAGCATACCGGCCCTGATTATCGCCGCGGAACTCACGTTTGTGGCTTATCACAGCGATGACGTACGTGTCCGACTTCTGATGGGGATTGGCGTCGGAATTGGCTTCTTGTCACACCTTGTGCTGGATGAAATGTATAGCGTCCAGTGGGATGGCTCACGGGTTCGCCTCAAGAAGTCAGCCGGAACTGCGATGAAATTCTTCGGCGACGAAGCGATTCCAAACGGTGTTGCCCTGGGGATGTTGCTGCTGCTTTCCTATGTTTCGCTTGTCCAGGCTGGAATCGTCAGGGAGCCCGGCACGGAGCCCGCTCCGGATGTCATCCAGGTGACCACGGAACTCGATGATGCCCCGCCATTCCGCATCGCAGGCGAACCAGAGGACACTCAGTTAAGATAG
- a CDS encoding cupin domain-containing protein — protein sequence MEKNMDENRRWRIADFSSISGVPCPCGTARRAFHGVPEFPGTVHVTEISENARLHYHKTLTETYFFLECLPDAQMELDGEIIPVRQGQCIVIPPGVRHRALGRMKVLIIVLPEFNPEDEWFD from the coding sequence ATGGAGAAGAATATGGACGAGAATCGCCGATGGCGCATTGCGGATTTCTCATCAATTTCGGGAGTCCCGTGTCCATGCGGCACCGCTCGGCGAGCATTCCATGGCGTGCCTGAGTTTCCCGGAACCGTCCACGTCACAGAGATCAGCGAAAACGCCAGGCTGCACTATCATAAGACTTTGACGGAGACTTACTTCTTCCTGGAGTGCCTCCCGGACGCTCAAATGGAACTGGATGGCGAGATCATTCCGGTGCGCCAGGGGCAATGCATCGTCATTCCGCCTGGTGTAAGGCACCGCGCACTTGGTCGCATGAAGGTGCTGATCATCGTGCTGCCGGAGTTTAATCCCGAGGACGAATGGTTCGACTAG